A genome region from Rhodopseudomonas boonkerdii includes the following:
- a CDS encoding encapsulin, which translates to MNQKSSFREVPHLVSEAMTPNNYELHLGQDLSIGYTAHSATDIDLYFQETFTFRMLTAEASVALRSGE; encoded by the coding sequence ATGAACCAGAAATCCTCCTTTCGTGAAGTCCCTCATTTGGTCTCAGAGGCGATGACGCCGAACAATTACGAATTGCACCTGGGGCAGGATCTCTCGATCGGTTACACTGCCCATTCGGCCACTGATATCGATCTCTACTTCCAGGAGACGTTCACTTTCCGAATGTTGACCGCGGAAGCTTCGGTCGCATTGCGATCAGGCGAGTAG
- a CDS encoding acyl-CoA dehydrogenase, with protein MTYRAPINDILLALNHGAGLQAALKAGHYGDFDAEMTAQVLEEAGRFATDVLAPLNRIGDQNGIKLKDNKVTTAPGWPEAYKRWTEAGWNAVSGPEAFGGQGLPLAVNAACTEIWSASNMAFGLCPLLTLSAIEALDAHGSEELKKIYLEKLVTGEWTGTMQLTEPQAGSDVGALRSRTERHADGTYRVFGTKIFITYGDHDMTDNIVHFVLARLPDAPAGTKGLSLFLIPKFLVNADGSLGARNDIYPSGVEHKLGMHASPTCTMTMGDAGGAIGYLIGEENRGMLCMFTMMNQARLGVGLEGVGIADRAYQQALAFAQERKQGRGIGSKTQGMDPIMVHPDVKRMLMQMRSLTAAARTICYATAVALDIAARAPDAETRTKAAARGALLTPIAKAFSTDIGNEVTSLGVQIHGGMGFIEETGAAQHYRDARIASIYEGTNGIQSIDLVTRKLAAGGGAAVWVLLDELNGIVARIEASNDPAFGTTGAKLRDALGSLERSSKWLLEKMASAPNDALAGATPYLRLFGSALGGCMLAQEALAARESEGNSTRYVSVARFFAENVAVQAGALERTVMDSAEAVMAADAALLD; from the coding sequence ATGACCTACCGTGCGCCAATCAACGACATTCTGCTCGCCCTGAACCACGGTGCCGGGCTCCAGGCCGCGCTCAAAGCCGGCCATTATGGCGATTTCGACGCCGAGATGACCGCCCAGGTGCTGGAAGAGGCCGGCCGCTTCGCCACCGACGTGCTCGCCCCCCTGAACCGCATCGGCGACCAGAACGGAATCAAGCTCAAGGACAACAAGGTCACCACCGCGCCGGGCTGGCCGGAGGCCTATAAGCGCTGGACCGAAGCGGGCTGGAACGCGGTCTCCGGCCCCGAAGCCTTTGGCGGCCAGGGCCTGCCGCTGGCCGTGAACGCCGCCTGCACCGAGATCTGGAGCGCCTCGAACATGGCATTCGGGCTCTGCCCGCTGCTCACCCTCTCCGCCATCGAGGCGCTCGACGCCCATGGCAGCGAGGAGCTCAAGAAGATCTATCTCGAAAAGCTTGTGACCGGCGAATGGACCGGCACCATGCAACTCACCGAGCCGCAAGCGGGCTCTGACGTAGGCGCCCTGCGCTCCCGCACGGAACGGCATGCGGACGGCACCTATCGCGTGTTCGGCACCAAGATCTTCATCACCTATGGCGATCACGACATGACCGACAACATCGTGCATTTCGTGCTCGCGCGACTGCCCGATGCGCCCGCCGGCACCAAGGGCCTCTCCCTGTTCCTGATCCCCAAATTCCTCGTCAATGCCGACGGCTCGCTGGGCGCGCGCAACGACATCTATCCGTCCGGCGTCGAACACAAGCTCGGCATGCATGCCTCGCCGACCTGCACCATGACCATGGGCGATGCCGGCGGCGCTATCGGCTATTTGATCGGCGAGGAAAATCGCGGCATGCTCTGCATGTTCACGATGATGAATCAGGCCCGCCTCGGCGTCGGCCTCGAGGGCGTCGGCATCGCCGATCGTGCCTATCAGCAGGCCCTCGCTTTTGCGCAGGAGCGCAAGCAGGGCCGCGGCATCGGCAGCAAAACGCAGGGCATGGACCCGATCATGGTGCATCCCGACGTCAAGCGCATGCTGATGCAGATGCGCTCGCTCACGGCTGCCGCGCGCACCATCTGCTATGCCACCGCGGTCGCGCTGGATATCGCCGCACGCGCGCCCGATGCAGAGACACGCACCAAGGCCGCCGCCCGCGGCGCGTTGCTGACACCGATCGCCAAGGCCTTCTCCACCGATATCGGTAACGAGGTGACATCGCTCGGCGTGCAGATCCATGGCGGCATGGGCTTTATCGAGGAAACTGGCGCTGCGCAGCATTATCGCGATGCGCGCATCGCCTCGATCTACGAAGGCACCAACGGCATCCAGTCCATCGACCTCGTGACGCGCAAACTGGCCGCCGGCGGCGGTGCGGCTGTCTGGGTCCTGCTCGACGAACTGAACGGCATCGTCGCAAGGATCGAAGCATCGAACGACCCTGCATTCGGCACCACCGGCGCCAAACTGCGCGACGCGCTGGGCAGCCTGGAACGTTCGAGCAAATGGCTGCTGGAGAAAATGGCTTCGGCGCCGAACGACGCATTGGCTGGCGCCACGCCTTATCTGCGCCTGTTCGGCTCGGCGCTGGGCGGCTGCATGCTGGCCCAAGAAGCTCTGGCGGCCCGTGAGAGCGAAGGCAATTCCACACGCTATGTCTCCGTTGCCCGCTTCTTCGCCGAGAATGTCGCTGTCCAGGCCGGTGCACTGGAACGCACGGTGATGGATTCCGCCGAAGCCGTGATGGCCGCCGACGCTGCTCTGCTCGATTGA
- a CDS encoding IS3 family transposase (programmed frameshift), whose amino-acid sequence MKQKSELGKAPAEQVLKDIRRQTRRQYSAEEKIRIVLEGLRGEENISELCRREGIAASMYYGWSKEFLEAGKRRLAGDTARSATSGEVKDLRREASELKEVVADLTLENRLLKKKHERGWGKRGMRYPASEKSEIIALVEQSHLPARRTLEKLGIPRATFYRWYDRYREGGIEALADHRSKPDRVWNRIPDDVRGQIVDLALEHPELSPRELAVRFTDERKYFVSEASVYRLLKAHDLITSPAYVVIKAANEFKDKTTAINQLWQTDFTYLKITGWGWYYLSTVLDDFSRYIVAWRLGPTMCASDVTATLDQALAASGLDHVNIKQRPRLLSDNGSSYVAEDLATWLKGKDMQHVRGAPYHPQTQGKIERWHQTLKNRILLENYHLPRDLERQVSGFVEHYNHHRYHESIDNLTPADVYFGRAETILTERARIKRETIANRRLQHRLQAA is encoded by the exons ATGAAGCAGAAATCCGAACTGGGCAAAGCGCCCGCAGAACAAGTGCTAAAAGATATCCGGCGGCAGACGCGTCGGCAGTATTCGGCGGAAGAGAAGATCCGTATCGTGCTGGAAGGACTGCGCGGCGAGGAGAACATCTCCGAGCTGTGCCGCCGCGAAGGCATTGCCGCCTCGATGTATTACGGTTGGTCGAAGGAGTTTCTGGAGGCCGGCAAACGCCGCCTGGCGGGTGACACGGCCCGTTCCGCCACGTCCGGTGAGGTGAAAGACCTTCGCCGCGAAGCCTCCGAATTGAAGGAGGTGGTGGCCGACCTGACCCTGGAGAACCGCCTGCTCA AAAAAAAGCATGAACGGGGCTGGGGAAAACGAGGCATGAGGTATCCAGCATCCGAGAAATCCGAAATAATCGCGCTGGTCGAGCAATCGCATCTGCCTGCCAGGCGCACGTTGGAAAAGCTCGGCATCCCGCGAGCCACCTTTTATAGATGGTACGATCGCTATCGCGAGGGTGGCATCGAGGCGCTGGCCGATCACCGCTCCAAGCCGGACCGGGTCTGGAATCGCATCCCGGACGATGTCCGCGGTCAGATCGTCGATCTGGCACTGGAACACCCCGAGCTGTCGCCGCGAGAGCTGGCGGTGCGCTTCACCGACGAGAGAAAATACTTTGTCTCCGAGGCTTCGGTCTATCGGCTGCTGAAGGCGCACGACCTGATCACCAGCCCCGCCTATGTGGTGATCAAGGCGGCTAATGAGTTCAAGGACAAGACCACGGCGATCAACCAGCTTTGGCAGACCGACTTCACCTACCTCAAGATCACTGGCTGGGGCTGGTACTATCTATCGACGGTGCTCGACGACTTCTCTCGTTACATTGTGGCCTGGAGGCTTGGTCCCACCATGTGCGCCTCCGACGTCACGGCCACGCTCGATCAGGCGCTTGCCGCCTCAGGCCTGGACCACGTCAATATAAAGCAGCGGCCACGGCTTCTGAGCGACAACGGATCAAGTTACGTCGCGGAAGATCTGGCCACCTGGCTCAAGGGCAAGGATATGCAGCATGTGCGCGGTGCGCCGTATCATCCCCAGACCCAAGGCAAGATCGAGCGCTGGCATCAGACCTTGAAGAACCGCATCCTGCTCGAGAATTACCATTTACCGAGGGACCTCGAACGTCAGGTCAGCGGCTTCGTCGAACACTACAACCATCACCGCTATCATGAGAGCATCGACAACCTCACGCCTGCGGATGTTTACTTCGGCCGAGCCGAAACCATCCTGACTGAGCGTGCGCGCATCAAACGTGAAACCATTGCAAACCGCCGCTTGCAGCATCGATTGCAAGCCGCTTAA
- a CDS encoding bestrophin family protein encodes MIVACRSIGRQISLLDQVDRDFIIRCLCAFSGGLVARLRNRDERAAIKHWLDEDNLTNCDDCNEVLNQIGLRCLALMQQGTITPIHYSVIEGQLTSLSRVQAGCERIVKTPVPFAYSLLLHRTALIFCLTLPFSLAGSLDWWTFLPVLLVAYTFFGLDALGHELEDPFSLEPNGLPLGAIQRTIERELLSLLGKNELPEHIEPHDSVLL; translated from the coding sequence ATGATCGTCGCGTGCAGATCGATTGGCCGCCAGATTTCGCTTCTAGATCAAGTCGACAGAGATTTCATAATACGCTGTCTCTGTGCATTTTCCGGAGGGCTCGTCGCCCGCTTGCGCAACAGGGACGAACGGGCTGCGATCAAACACTGGCTTGACGAAGACAACTTGACCAACTGCGATGACTGCAACGAAGTATTGAATCAGATCGGATTACGATGTCTCGCACTGATGCAGCAGGGCACTATCACTCCGATCCACTATTCTGTCATCGAAGGGCAGCTCACTTCGCTCTCCCGCGTCCAAGCGGGCTGCGAACGGATTGTAAAGACGCCAGTCCCCTTCGCCTATTCGCTTCTCTTGCACAGAACTGCGCTCATCTTCTGTCTTACTCTTCCGTTCTCCCTAGCGGGCTCCCTGGATTGGTGGACTTTTCTTCCAGTACTGCTCGTCGCCTACACGTTCTTCGGGCTGGATGCCTTGGGTCACGAACTCGAAGATCCATTCAGTTTGGAGCCCAACGGCCTTCCGCTCGGCGCGATCCAGCGCACCATCGAGCGCGAGTTGCTTTCGCTACTCGGCAAGAACGAGCTCCCGGAACATATCGAACCGCACGATAGCGTCCTCCTGTAG
- a CDS encoding crotonase/enoyl-CoA hydratase family protein: MTEHLIVTDEEATRVITLRRPEKKNALTQDMYRAMSDAIDTAQNNPDIRCFIITGGSGVFTAGNDLQDFLKDGTDTRSAEFRSSNAIKFLYSLAHNTKPIIAAVDGIAIGIGTTMLFHCDYVLASTTATFTTPFIHLGLVPEGASSLLFPRTMGHQRAFATLVMGRTMHAEDARTAGFVNEVVAPGHTEVEARKVARDICALPPEAVAISRKLLKLPPEDLTRRIDQESHLFGERMKSQEAIAAFQAFFARKKA; the protein is encoded by the coding sequence ATGACCGAACACCTCATCGTGACCGATGAAGAGGCGACGCGCGTGATTACGCTGCGACGGCCGGAAAAGAAGAATGCGCTCACGCAGGACATGTATCGCGCCATGTCGGACGCCATCGACACGGCGCAGAACAATCCGGACATCCGCTGCTTCATCATCACCGGCGGCTCCGGCGTCTTCACGGCAGGCAACGACCTGCAGGACTTTCTGAAGGACGGCACCGACACGCGCTCGGCGGAATTCCGCTCGTCGAACGCGATCAAGTTCCTTTATTCGCTGGCCCACAACACCAAACCGATCATCGCCGCCGTGGACGGCATCGCCATCGGCATCGGCACGACCATGTTGTTCCACTGCGATTACGTGCTGGCCTCTACCACCGCTACCTTCACAACGCCCTTCATCCATCTCGGTCTGGTGCCGGAGGGCGCCTCAAGCCTGTTGTTCCCGCGCACCATGGGCCACCAGCGTGCTTTCGCCACGCTGGTGATGGGCCGCACCATGCATGCGGAAGACGCCCGTACGGCCGGCTTCGTCAATGAGGTCGTCGCGCCCGGCCATACGGAAGTCGAGGCGCGCAAGGTCGCGCGCGACATCTGCGCCCTGCCGCCGGAGGCCGTTGCCATTTCGCGCAAGCTGTTGAAGCTGCCGCCGGAGGATCTCACCCGCCGCATCGATCAGGAAAGCCACCTGTTCGGCGAACGCATGAAATCGCAGGAGGCAATCGCCGCGTTCCAGGCATTTTTCGCGCGCAAGAAGGCGTAA
- a CDS encoding DNA methyltransferase, which produces MQTERLNHIVTDIEAIERLPIGSIKTSRSFRIFRKETVRKAARFLEEFGLRLPIVLDAKDEIVEGEIWFHAAKHLELTDVPIVRVGGLTPHQLNAYRIGIQRIPQSAQWDDAALADVFKHWTVEDITFDIELTGFSAAEIDILIETSDAKVKAPTTTDITTADAGARISRLGDLWLAGDHRILCGNSLESDSFKILLGSETASVVRTDPPYNVAVQGHVGGKGKLKHREFAMASGEMKGAQFTEFLLGAFRQLAAASADGSIHYIFMDWRHAQELLAAGSSIYSELKNVVVWVKANGGMGSFYRSRHEFVFVYKKGKSKQRNNVELGKHGRNRTNVWEYAGANGFDGRHTLSGLDVGSKRLFEIHNGDLLFNIVFAWEGAIAVPGEKDHLRVGSHRFLTFVPEVEQATAKFLRFYLLSAEGLEKVGNASPGGAGRNRTLGIAKAEAITVPVPKIHEQRKFDQLCEYIREIREIRAATAKDAEALIPAMLHDIFERNAKTVRADNGINVTLLREKQSAAIGVPHEEAVLVAAVIQAFHEDGGQPLGNFRLQKAVYFARRFLGDRELDRQYLRKAAGPYNPSLRYSGGMKVALERNWIKTATGKFGPGHSPGTARDDANAWIKKLDFCRAASWVRDRFKFKHNDIWELLATVDYAMLALVRSGKAATATNVLSFISNDNEWRPKVEKLKLSEASIQNAIVELQSLFVDPVNSKTSKAASKKAGLRLSK; this is translated from the coding sequence ATGCAAACAGAGCGGCTAAATCACATTGTCACCGACATAGAGGCAATCGAGCGACTGCCCATCGGCAGCATTAAAACGAGTCGATCGTTTCGGATTTTTAGGAAGGAAACCGTACGCAAAGCAGCCCGATTCCTTGAGGAGTTCGGTCTTCGCCTGCCCATTGTTTTGGATGCCAAGGATGAGATCGTGGAGGGTGAGATCTGGTTTCACGCAGCCAAACACCTGGAATTGACCGACGTCCCGATTGTTCGGGTTGGCGGCCTCACGCCTCATCAATTAAATGCCTATCGCATCGGCATTCAGCGTATCCCGCAATCCGCCCAGTGGGACGACGCGGCTCTTGCCGACGTCTTCAAGCACTGGACCGTCGAAGATATTACCTTTGATATCGAGTTGACCGGCTTTTCGGCCGCTGAGATTGACATACTGATCGAAACCAGCGACGCCAAGGTCAAAGCTCCGACAACGACAGACATCACGACAGCCGATGCCGGCGCCCGCATCTCACGATTGGGTGACCTCTGGCTTGCGGGTGACCACCGTATCCTCTGCGGCAACTCCTTAGAGAGCGACTCGTTTAAGATACTTCTCGGCAGCGAGACGGCATCCGTCGTCAGAACCGATCCTCCTTACAACGTCGCAGTTCAAGGCCACGTTGGAGGAAAAGGAAAGCTAAAGCACCGCGAATTCGCGATGGCATCCGGGGAGATGAAAGGAGCTCAATTTACTGAGTTCTTACTCGGTGCATTTAGGCAGTTGGCAGCTGCTAGTGCTGACGGGTCGATCCATTACATCTTCATGGACTGGCGTCACGCGCAGGAACTTCTCGCGGCCGGTAGCTCCATCTATAGTGAGCTCAAGAATGTCGTGGTCTGGGTAAAGGCCAACGGAGGCATGGGCTCATTCTACAGGTCACGGCACGAGTTCGTATTCGTCTACAAGAAGGGCAAGAGCAAGCAACGCAATAATGTCGAGCTCGGTAAACACGGGCGTAACCGCACCAACGTGTGGGAGTATGCAGGAGCCAACGGATTTGATGGTCGTCATACCCTCTCGGGGCTAGATGTCGGCAGCAAGCGCCTTTTTGAGATTCACAATGGGGATCTTCTGTTCAACATAGTTTTTGCTTGGGAAGGTGCGATTGCCGTTCCGGGTGAGAAGGATCATCTGCGCGTCGGATCACACCGCTTTTTGACATTTGTTCCAGAAGTGGAGCAAGCAACTGCGAAATTCCTTCGCTTTTATCTTTTAAGTGCTGAGGGGTTAGAGAAGGTCGGCAATGCCTCTCCGGGCGGCGCGGGCCGAAACCGAACTTTGGGCATCGCGAAGGCAGAGGCAATCACAGTTCCAGTCCCAAAGATTCACGAACAGAGGAAGTTTGACCAACTTTGTGAGTATATTCGTGAGATTCGCGAAATCCGCGCTGCAACGGCAAAAGATGCGGAAGCGCTGATCCCGGCGATGCTTCACGACATATTCGAGCGCAATGCCAAAACCGTTCGTGCAGACAACGGTATCAACGTCACTCTACTTCGAGAAAAACAGTCCGCCGCTATCGGTGTCCCCCACGAAGAGGCTGTGCTCGTGGCGGCCGTGATTCAAGCTTTCCATGAAGATGGTGGTCAGCCCTTGGGAAATTTCCGACTCCAAAAGGCTGTGTACTTCGCACGCCGCTTTTTGGGTGATCGCGAACTTGACAGGCAGTACCTACGGAAAGCTGCCGGACCTTACAATCCGTCGCTGCGTTACTCTGGTGGAATGAAGGTCGCTTTGGAGAGAAATTGGATCAAGACTGCTACTGGCAAGTTCGGTCCCGGGCATTCGCCCGGTACAGCTCGCGATGATGCAAACGCATGGATTAAGAAGCTCGATTTTTGTAGAGCTGCTTCATGGGTGCGCGACAGATTTAAGTTCAAGCACAACGATATTTGGGAGCTTTTGGCGACAGTTGATTACGCAATGCTTGCGCTTGTGCGTAGCGGAAAAGCCGCAACAGCCACGAACGTCTTGTCTTTCATCAGCAACGACAACGAGTGGCGTCCGAAAGTGGAAAAGCTAAAGCTCTCGGAAGCATCTATCCAAAACGCGATAGTCGAGCTCCAGAGTTTGTTTGTCGATCCGGTGAATTCGAAAACATCGAAGGCGGCATCAAAGAAGGCTGGACTACGCTTGTCGAAATAA